GCGGTCAGTCTAACGCTATGAACAAGGGCATCGCTGCTGCGAAAGGCCGTTTCATATCCTTTTTAAATGTGGACGACAAGCTGGAGCCCGATGCATTGCCCTATGTGATGCAGGAGCTGGCCCATCTCACTGACCGGCATCTGCTGGTAGGTAACTGCAAGGTAGAAGTTGGTGATGGAAAAATGTTGCCTCTGCGAAAACCCGAACACTGCGGATACCCGCAAATTCTGGAAATATGGCGGCAGGATGTGTTTCCGCCCAATCCTGTATCGTACTACTACGCTCGCCATCTGCACGAGCTGGCAGGTATGTATGATGAAGAGGAGCACTTTGTACTGGATTACGAAATGATGGTTCGCCTCTTACAACACGCTGAGGTAAAATATGTGAACCGCACCCTGGGAACATTTGTGCAACATCACGACACCAAAACTTTTCAGAATACCTCAACTTCGGG
Above is a window of Cryomorphaceae bacterium DNA encoding:
- a CDS encoding glycosyltransferase, whose amino-acid sequence is MQPTSQPLKNDNPEGSSASESPLLTLITPCFNSERFIAQCLQQVVEQWVPGIEHLVMDGASKDSTVDIIRRFAEEHSYIRFVSEPDSGQSNAMNKGIAAAKGRFISFLNVDDKLEPDALPYVMQELAHLTDRHLLVGNCKVEVGDGKMLPLRKPEHCGYPQILEIWRQDVFPPNPVSYYYARHLHELAGMYDEEEHFVLDYEMMVRLLQHAEVKYVNRTLGTFVQHHDTKTFQNTSTSGIISKQHIFDRYAVRQPLLRRWRLKAMFFYHYKLRRSNNPVIFFGLRPLYALRRIAHKLGFSSQQ